In Bacteroidia bacterium, a genomic segment contains:
- the carA gene encoding glutamine-hydrolyzing carbamoyl-phosphate synthase small subunit, which translates to MKYIHKEPACLLLEDGLFFEGTAIGKRGSTTGELCFNTSMTGYQEIFTDPSYYGQILIETHTHIGNYGVHFQEYESSSAKIAGLIVRNFSQLYSRSNAIESLDSFLNHNSIVGIADIDTRQLVTHIRDKGAMNAIISSQVTNRKELEKLLKSCPPMEGLELSSKVSTVQPYFHGSPAARFRVAVLDVGVKKNILDCLAARGCYMKIFPATASFEELKSFNPHGFFISNGPGDPAAMPYAVNTVKKILKADLPLFGICLGHQILALACDVNTYKMHNGHRGANHPVKNLLTGKCEITSQNHGFCVAREQLEKSPNVVITHVNLNDDTVEGIRIRNKKAFSVQFHPEASPGPHDSHYLFDEFIQLMSTTTESVVI; encoded by the coding sequence ATGAAATATATTCATAAAGAACCGGCCTGTCTCCTTTTGGAAGATGGGCTTTTTTTTGAAGGTACAGCCATTGGAAAACGTGGCTCCACTACCGGCGAACTGTGTTTCAACACCAGCATGACCGGATATCAGGAGATATTTACCGATCCCTCCTATTATGGCCAGATTCTCATCGAAACCCATACGCATATCGGTAACTATGGGGTCCATTTTCAGGAATACGAAAGCTCTTCAGCAAAAATTGCCGGACTGATTGTCCGGAATTTCTCGCAGCTGTATTCCCGCTCCAATGCCATCGAAAGTCTGGACTCCTTCCTCAACCACAATAGTATCGTGGGTATCGCTGATATTGATACCCGACAGCTCGTTACCCATATTCGCGACAAGGGAGCGATGAATGCTATTATTTCTTCGCAGGTTACCAACCGGAAGGAACTGGAAAAACTCCTCAAAAGCTGCCCTCCAATGGAAGGTCTTGAACTTTCCTCCAAAGTGAGTACCGTCCAACCGTATTTTCATGGCAGCCCCGCTGCCCGTTTCCGGGTAGCAGTGCTTGACGTTGGCGTCAAAAAAAATATTCTCGACTGTCTCGCAGCCCGAGGTTGCTATATGAAAATTTTCCCTGCAACCGCTTCCTTTGAAGAACTCAAAAGCTTCAATCCGCATGGATTTTTCATATCCAATGGCCCCGGAGACCCCGCTGCCATGCCTTATGCCGTCAATACGGTGAAGAAAATCCTGAAGGCAGATCTTCCTCTTTTTGGTATTTGTCTCGGACACCAGATCCTGGCCCTGGCCTGCGATGTCAATACCTATAAAATGCACAACGGCCACCGCGGTGCCAACCACCCCGTCAAAAATCTCCTTACCGGTAAATGTGAAATTACCTCCCAAAATCATGGCTTCTGTGTAGCCCGAGAACAGCTGGAGAAATCTCCTAACGTCGTCATCACTCATGTAAATCTCAATGATGATACAGTAGAAGGAATTCGTATCCGCAACAAAAAAGCGTTTTCAGTACAGTTTCACCCCGAAGCTTCTCCCGGACCACATGACAGTCATTACTTATTTGATGAGTTTATTCAACTGATGTCAACAACTACGGAATCGGTTGTGATCTGA
- the nuoE gene encoding NADH-quinone oxidoreductase subunit NuoE, whose product MENVVYSFTEAEIQEIQKHIAKYPDHRSAVMPALWIAQEKFGWLSTEAIKLVAETINVPYAHVYGVASFYTMYFKEKVPKHLIEVCTCFSCREVGGPEAYQYLKEYIEADAKGKSKDGKIWVREAECLGACDTAPMCQVTNRRFAHHLTEEKIRSIVEKLRNDEELPYEKIPLSNQKFSD is encoded by the coding sequence ATGGAGAACGTTGTTTATAGTTTTACCGAAGCGGAAATCCAGGAGATACAAAAGCATATCGCCAAGTATCCCGATCACCGTTCTGCTGTTATGCCAGCCCTATGGATAGCCCAGGAAAAGTTTGGATGGCTTTCTACTGAAGCGATCAAACTGGTGGCTGAAACCATTAATGTCCCTTATGCACACGTGTATGGGGTTGCTTCTTTCTATACGATGTACTTTAAGGAGAAAGTTCCCAAACATCTGATTGAAGTATGTACCTGCTTCTCCTGCCGCGAAGTCGGCGGTCCGGAAGCTTATCAATATCTCAAAGAGTATATTGAAGCCGACGCCAAAGGAAAAAGCAAAGATGGCAAAATCTGGGTCCGCGAAGCAGAATGCCTCGGCGCCTGCGATACCGCTCCCATGTGTCAGGTGACCAATCGCCGCTTTGCGCATCACCTCACAGAAGAAAAAATTCGCAGCATAGTTGAAAAACTCCGCAATGACGAAGAGCTCCCCTACGAAAAAATTCCACTCAGTAATCAAAAATTCTCGGATTGA